The following proteins are encoded in a genomic region of Hippocampus zosterae strain Florida chromosome 2, ASM2543408v3, whole genome shotgun sequence:
- the si:ch211-251b21.1 gene encoding probable glutamate receptor, whose translation MKDCIAVIFSVAALSRWAFAAGIKELSITTIKQDPYTMTKGSGGELEGYCIDLISELSQMLNFRYKVQLVKDNRYGVMDSSGNWNGMIGEVIRGEADLAVAPLTLTAIREQYVDMTTPFMQTGIGFIVHKDVACDESSFGLLAPFSTEMWVGILIAFVLTGLCIFLVGRISPTEWAEPDTDKPQFTLLHSYWYITGALTLQGAGPHPKAVSGKLVSAIWWVFAILLLACYLANLNSALHSNNKHISMKTFEDLVNQDEIEFGTVDSGSTMLFFKNSKSAVYRRIYQHMERKKSYVASMEEGIRRAQEGNFAFIGEAVSLDLAVARHCKLTRSQEVIAMRAYSVAARQGSPLVKNLTEAILQLSESGELTYLRDKWWASSCLGEDGARTSDSLQPYDLRGLFLLLGLGLGVGLLFGLLELLTTARSRAKEQKKSCCSMLTSELHRRFGGGGEVAEQNASDKSKA comes from the exons ATGAAAGACTGCATCGCTGTTATCTTCAGCGTGGCAGCTCTGAGTAGATGGGCATTCGCTGCAG GCATCAAGGAGTTATCCATCACCACTATAAAG CAAGACCCGTACACAATGACCAAAGGCTCAGGAGGAGAGCTGGAGGGCTACTGCATTGACCTGATCTCTGAGCTCAGCCAAATGCTCAACTTCAGATACAAAGTGCAACTGGTGAAGGACAACCGCTACGGAGTCATGGATTCCAGCGGCAACTGGAATGGAATGATTGGTGAAGTCATCAGAGGA GAAGCTGACCTGGCGGTGGCACCGCTGACCCTCACTGCCATCAGAGAGCAATATGTTGACATGACAACCCCCTTCATGCAAACAGGCATCGGTTTCATTGTGCACAAAGACGTGGCCTGCGACGAGAGCTCATTCGGCCTTCTGGCACCCTTCTCCACGGAGATGTGGGTGGGCATCCTCATTGCGTTCGTGCTCACCGGCCTTTGCATATTCCTTGTGGGCAG GATCAGTCCCACTGAATGGGCCGAGCCCGACACGGACAAGCCCCAATTCACTTTACTGCACAGCTACTGGTACATCACAGGAGCGCTCACTCTTCAAG GCGCCGGTCCCCATCCTAAAGCTGTGTCTGGAAAACTAGTCAGTGCCATCTGGTGGGTGTTTGCGATACTGCTGCTTGCTTGCTACTTAGCCAACTTAAACTCGGCACTCCACTCCAACAACAAGCACATCTCCATGAAGACCTTTGAAGACCTCGTCAACCAGGACGAGATTGAATTTGGCACAGTGGACAGCGGATCCACTATGCTTTTCTTTAAG AATTCAAAGAGTGCCGTGTATCGGCGCATCTACCAGCACATGGAGCGTAAGAAGAGCTACGTGGCAAGCATGGAGGAAGGCATTCGTCGTGCGCAGGAAGGAAATTTCGCTTTCATTGGCGAAGCGGTGTCCTTGGATTTGGCTGTGGCTCGCCACTGCAAACTGACCCGTTCACAGGAAGTCATCGCCATGAGAGCGTATAGCGTCGCCGCACGTCAGG GGTCCCCATTGGTGAAAAACCTCACCGAGGCCATTCTTCAGTTGAGCGAATCTGGCGAGCTGACCTACTTGCGGGACAAGTGGTGGGCCAGCAGCTGCTTGGGAGAGGACGGGGCCCGCACCTCAGACAGCCTGCAGCCTTATGACTTGCGGGgtctctttctccttctcggtcttgGCCTGGGTGTGGGCCTCCTTTTTGGCCTGCTGGAGCTCCTCACCACGGCCCGCAGTCGAGCCAAAGAACAGAAG AAATCATGTTGCTCGATGTTGACCTCTGAGCTTCATCGACGCTTTGGCGGAGGAGGTGAGGTGGCAGAGCAAAACGCAtctgacaaaagcaaagcctAA